One region of Streptococcus parasanguinis genomic DNA includes:
- a CDS encoding GH25 family lysozyme has product MRKRIKPVVLLVFFIGFISFLVLSRTIADLQARERQETTQTIPNSNTPKKTTTASSSSQKEEDINPELVGRPIIDISGWQLPSEIDYDVLSQNVGGVIVRVHSGAQAKKENAATYLNGLDKSFKTHIQEFQKRNIPVAVYAYVAAKDKKEMEKEAEEFYKAASPYKPTYYWLDVEEKTMKDMNAGVEAFRAKLQALGAKNIGLYIGTYFMEEHSISTDKFTALWIPTYGFDDGYYNAAPDTNTEYDLHQYTSQGQLNGFSHYLDLNQIAPTQDQEAIYRKLFKVQKDNSSS; this is encoded by the coding sequence ATGAGAAAAAGGATAAAACCCGTTGTTCTCTTGGTCTTTTTTATCGGTTTCATTTCTTTTCTCGTTCTTTCACGAACGATTGCCGATCTGCAAGCCAGAGAGCGACAAGAAACAACCCAAACGATTCCGAACTCCAATACACCTAAAAAAACAACCACTGCAAGCTCTTCTTCTCAAAAAGAAGAAGACATCAATCCAGAACTGGTTGGCCGTCCGATCATTGATATCTCAGGCTGGCAATTGCCTAGTGAAATTGATTACGATGTCCTTTCCCAAAATGTGGGAGGTGTAATCGTACGTGTCCATAGTGGGGCTCAAGCTAAAAAGGAAAATGCAGCAACCTACTTAAATGGTCTGGATAAATCTTTTAAAACCCATATCCAAGAATTCCAAAAACGAAATATCCCTGTCGCAGTCTATGCTTATGTCGCTGCTAAGGATAAAAAAGAAATGGAAAAAGAAGCAGAGGAATTTTACAAGGCTGCTTCTCCTTACAAACCGACCTACTATTGGTTAGACGTTGAGGAAAAAACCATGAAGGATATGAATGCAGGCGTTGAAGCTTTCCGAGCAAAACTACAAGCTTTGGGTGCAAAAAATATTGGACTCTATATCGGAACTTACTTCATGGAAGAACATAGTATCTCCACTGATAAATTTACGGCTCTTTGGATTCCTACTTATGGATTTGATGATGGCTACTATAATGCCGCGCCAGATACTAACACGGAATACGACTTGCATCAATATACCTCTCAAGGGCAATTAAATGGATTCTCACACTACTTGGATCTCAACCAAATTGCTCCGACGCAAGACCAAGAAGCGATTTATCGGAAACTTTTCAAGGTACAAAAAGATAACTCTTCCTCATAG
- a CDS encoding aminoacyl-tRNA deacylase: protein MAKKNKVKKTLVEQILTKAKIEHIGLQINALEGIIPDGITTDQIFKTLALTGDKTGPVIGIVPISAHLSEKKLAKLSGNKKVSMIPQKDLEKTTGYVHGANNPVGIRQKHNYPIFIDQSALDLDQMIVSAGEVGHSIQIKAQDLADFVKASFEDLVE, encoded by the coding sequence ATGGCAAAAAAAAATAAAGTGAAAAAAACCTTGGTCGAGCAGATCTTAACAAAAGCAAAAATTGAGCACATAGGCTTACAAATCAACGCCCTTGAAGGAATCATTCCAGATGGGATTACGACCGATCAAATCTTTAAGACACTGGCTCTAACAGGCGATAAAACTGGTCCTGTCATCGGGATTGTTCCCATCTCTGCCCACTTGTCAGAAAAAAAATTGGCCAAACTCTCTGGCAATAAAAAAGTTAGTATGATTCCGCAAAAAGACTTAGAAAAGACGACGGGCTATGTCCACGGAGCCAATAATCCTGTTGGCATTCGACAAAAACACAACTACCCTATTTTTATTGACCAGTCGGCCCTTGATCTAGATCAGATGATTGTCTCTGCAGGTGAAGTTGGTCACAGTATTCAAATCAAGGCGCAAGATTTAGCTGATTTTGTCAAGGCTAGCTTCGAAGACTTAGTCGAGTAA
- a CDS encoding histidine phosphatase family protein, protein MKLYFVRHGRTEWNEEGRIQGANGDSPLLESSVQQLKALGQHLSQTYFDAAYSSDLPRAVHTAQIILEQNQHPISLQKTPALREWRLGRLEGRKIVELKALYPEEMKAFRHNLAKFHHDIFGAESVEETTQRTGNFIKSLKDQSGEAILIVGHGANLTASIRSLLGYKPEELRKNGGLNNASVTILTTDDFEHFYLETWNDTSYLETKKH, encoded by the coding sequence ATGAAATTATATTTTGTCCGTCACGGACGTACTGAGTGGAATGAGGAGGGACGTATCCAAGGGGCAAATGGTGACTCTCCGCTTTTAGAATCTTCCGTCCAGCAGTTAAAAGCCTTGGGCCAGCATTTATCTCAAACATACTTTGATGCAGCTTATTCAAGTGACTTGCCTAGAGCCGTCCATACTGCTCAAATCATTCTCGAGCAAAATCAACATCCTATCTCCCTCCAAAAGACTCCTGCTCTACGGGAATGGCGGCTTGGTAGGTTAGAAGGTAGAAAAATTGTGGAGTTGAAGGCTCTCTATCCGGAGGAAATGAAGGCCTTTCGTCATAATTTAGCTAAGTTTCACCACGATATTTTCGGAGCAGAATCCGTTGAAGAAACCACCCAACGGACCGGAAATTTTATCAAAAGTTTAAAAGACCAGTCTGGCGAGGCCATTCTAATCGTTGGCCATGGGGCTAATTTAACCGCTTCTATTCGGAGCCTACTTGGCTATAAGCCAGAGGAACTCCGTAAAAACGGTGGCCTCAACAATGCTAGTGTGACCATTTTGACAACAGATGATTTTGAGCACTTTTACTTAGAAACTTGGAATGATACCTCTTATTTAGAGACTAAAAAACACTGA
- the lysS gene encoding lysine--tRNA ligase has translation MTTEHMEELNDQQIVRREKMAALREQGIDPFGKRFERTANSGQLKEKYSELDKEQLHELNETAIIAGRLVTKRGKGKVGFAHLQDREGQIQIYVRKDAVGEENYEIFKKADLGDFLGVEGEIMRTDMGELSIKATHITHLSKALRPLPEKFHGLSDVETIYRKRYLDLISNRESFERFVTRSKIISEIRRYLDGQGFLEVETPVLHNEAGGASARPFITHHNAQNIDMVLRIATELHLKRLIVGGMERVYEIGRIFRNEGMDATHNPEFTSIEVYQAYADFHDIMDLTEGIIQHAAKAVHGDGPIDYQGTEIKINEPFKRVHMVDAIKEITGVDFWQDMTFEEAVALANEKHVPVEKHYTEVGQIINAFFEEFVEETLTQPTFVYGHPVAVSPLAKKNPEDPRFTDRFELFIMTKEYANAFTELNDPIDQLQRFEAQARAKELGDDEATGIDYDYVEALEYGMPPTGGLGIGIDRLVMLLTNVTTIRDVLLFPTMK, from the coding sequence ATGACTACTGAACATATGGAAGAATTGAATGACCAGCAGATTGTCCGTCGTGAGAAAATGGCGGCCCTTCGTGAACAAGGAATCGATCCATTTGGGAAGCGATTCGAACGTACTGCAAATTCAGGTCAATTAAAAGAAAAATATTCAGAATTAGATAAAGAACAACTCCACGAATTGAACGAAACAGCAATTATTGCCGGTCGTCTCGTAACCAAACGTGGAAAAGGAAAGGTTGGCTTTGCCCATCTTCAAGACCGTGAAGGTCAAATTCAGATCTACGTTCGTAAGGACGCTGTTGGAGAAGAAAACTACGAGATCTTCAAAAAAGCAGACCTTGGTGATTTCCTTGGTGTTGAAGGGGAAATCATGCGCACAGACATGGGTGAACTTTCGATTAAAGCCACTCATATCACTCACTTGTCAAAAGCCCTTCGTCCTTTGCCTGAAAAATTCCACGGACTTTCAGATGTTGAAACCATCTATCGTAAACGTTATTTGGATTTGATTTCAAACCGTGAAAGCTTCGAACGCTTTGTAACTCGCTCAAAAATTATCTCTGAAATCCGTCGTTATTTAGATGGTCAAGGATTCCTTGAAGTGGAAACACCAGTGCTTCACAATGAAGCTGGTGGAGCATCTGCGCGTCCATTTATCACTCACCACAATGCGCAAAACATTGACATGGTGCTTCGTATCGCGACTGAGCTTCACTTGAAACGTTTGATTGTTGGTGGGATGGAACGCGTTTACGAAATCGGACGGATCTTCCGTAACGAAGGAATGGATGCCACTCACAATCCTGAATTTACTTCGATCGAAGTCTACCAAGCTTACGCTGACTTCCACGATATCATGGACTTAACAGAAGGCATTATCCAACATGCTGCGAAAGCGGTCCATGGTGATGGTCCAATCGACTACCAAGGAACAGAGATCAAAATCAATGAACCATTCAAACGGGTTCACATGGTTGATGCGATCAAAGAAATCACAGGTGTTGACTTCTGGCAAGACATGACCTTTGAAGAAGCTGTAGCACTGGCAAACGAAAAACACGTACCGGTTGAAAAACACTACACAGAAGTGGGACAAATTATCAATGCCTTCTTCGAAGAATTCGTTGAAGAAACCTTGACACAACCAACTTTTGTTTACGGTCACCCAGTAGCAGTATCTCCATTGGCTAAGAAAAATCCAGAAGACCCACGCTTCACTGACCGTTTCGAACTCTTCATCATGACCAAAGAGTATGCGAATGCCTTCACGGAATTGAATGATCCGATCGATCAATTGCAACGGTTTGAAGCGCAAGCGCGCGCGAAAGAATTGGGAGATGACGAAGCTACAGGCATCGACTATGACTATGTTGAAGCCCTCGAATATGGTATGCCACCAACAGGTGGTCTTGGAATTGGTATTGACCGTCTCGTTATGTTGTTGACCAATGTAACAACAATTCGCGACGTCCTTCTCTTCCCAACTATGAAATAA
- a CDS encoding ABC transporter permease, protein MQNWKFAISSIMSHKLRSFLTMVGIIIGVASVVVIMALGDGMKAGVTKTFTKDQEYVQISYSPNKSGYVTGINIGPSDDTGEGEGGGESGPAAEDRGMAAPSDIDGENAEDVDGQVQEAPPVVQESWVKELTKIQGIDGYYVSNTSNATIAFQKKKAEGVNIQGVNETYFSVKKVELLSGRKLTPSDYSNFSRVVLLDEGLAQQLFGTENPLNQVVSVGDNNYRVVGIFKDPNAGTALYGASSGGSALMANTQLASEFGTDEIQNIVVHVPDVKQIKTVGIEAAQKLTELSGVRQGEFQIFNLDSILEETNKVVGIMTSVIGAIAGISLLVGGIGVMNIMLVSVTERTREIGLRKALGATRGKILVQFLIESMVLTIIGGLIGLGLAYGVNSLITTLAAASLEGPPIISLNVAIGSIIFSAFVGIIFGILPANKASKLNPIEALRYE, encoded by the coding sequence ATGCAAAATTGGAAATTTGCGATCAGCTCGATTATGAGCCATAAATTACGGTCTTTCTTGACCATGGTGGGGATCATTATTGGGGTTGCTTCTGTCGTTGTCATCATGGCTCTTGGAGATGGAATGAAAGCTGGTGTCACCAAGACCTTCACCAAGGACCAAGAGTATGTACAAATCTCTTATTCTCCCAACAAGAGTGGTTATGTGACAGGAATCAATATTGGCCCTTCTGATGATACTGGAGAAGGAGAAGGCGGAGGCGAAAGTGGCCCTGCAGCTGAAGACCGAGGGATGGCTGCTCCATCGGATATCGATGGGGAAAACGCTGAAGATGTTGATGGTCAAGTCCAAGAAGCACCACCAGTTGTGCAAGAATCTTGGGTTAAGGAATTAACCAAGATTCAAGGCATCGATGGTTACTATGTTAGCAATACCTCCAATGCAACCATTGCTTTTCAAAAGAAAAAAGCAGAAGGGGTAAACATCCAAGGGGTAAATGAAACCTATTTTTCTGTCAAAAAGGTTGAGCTCTTATCTGGACGAAAATTAACCCCTTCAGACTATAGTAATTTCTCCCGGGTGGTGCTCCTTGATGAAGGATTGGCCCAACAATTATTTGGAACGGAGAATCCACTGAATCAGGTGGTCTCTGTTGGGGATAACAATTATCGCGTCGTTGGTATTTTCAAGGATCCAAATGCAGGAACAGCTCTTTACGGAGCTTCCTCAGGTGGAAGTGCCTTGATGGCCAATACCCAGCTGGCATCTGAATTCGGAACGGATGAAATTCAAAATATTGTCGTCCATGTGCCGGATGTGAAACAGATCAAAACCGTTGGGATCGAAGCTGCTCAAAAGTTAACAGAACTTTCAGGTGTTCGCCAGGGAGAATTTCAAATCTTTAATTTGGATAGCATCTTAGAGGAAACCAATAAAGTAGTAGGAATTATGACATCAGTCATCGGAGCTATTGCTGGGATTTCCCTCTTAGTTGGTGGCATTGGAGTCATGAATATCATGTTGGTTTCTGTTACCGAACGGACGAGAGAAATCGGTCTTCGCAAAGCATTGGGAGCAACCAGAGGTAAGATTTTGGTTCAATTTTTGATTGAGTCGATGGTCTTGACCATCATTGGTGGGCTGATTGGACTTGGCCTTGCTTATGGTGTGAATAGCTTGATTACTACACTCGCAGCAGCTTCCCTAGAAGGACCACCGATTATTTCCTTAAATGTCGCCATCGGCAGTATTATTTTCTCTGCTTTTGTAGGCATCATCTTTGGAATTTTACCAGCGAATAAGGCTTCTAAGTTAAACCCGATCGAAGCACTGCGTTATGAATAA
- a CDS encoding ABC transporter ATP-binding protein — MTKLIELKGINKTYKNGDQELRVLKDIDLEVEEGEFVAIMGPSGSGKSTLMNVIGLLDRPTSGEYFLEGQEVGNLSEKKLARVRNEQIGFVFQQFFLLSKLNAFQNVELPLIYAGVHPAKRKELAEQYLEKVELHSRMHHLPSELSGGQKQRVAIARALVNQPAIVLADEPTGALDTKTGEQIMDLLTKLNQEGKTIIMVTHEPEIAAFAHRRIVIRDGVISSDSKLERGT; from the coding sequence ATGACAAAATTGATTGAACTAAAAGGAATCAATAAAACCTATAAAAATGGGGATCAGGAACTTCGTGTCTTAAAAGACATCGATTTAGAAGTCGAAGAGGGAGAATTTGTGGCCATTATGGGTCCATCTGGCTCAGGAAAATCGACCTTGATGAACGTCATTGGCTTGTTGGACCGCCCGACCAGCGGAGAGTATTTCCTAGAAGGTCAGGAGGTTGGAAATCTCAGTGAGAAAAAATTAGCACGTGTTCGTAATGAACAGATCGGTTTTGTCTTTCAACAATTCTTTCTTCTCTCTAAGCTCAATGCCTTTCAAAATGTGGAACTGCCTCTCATTTATGCAGGAGTTCATCCTGCTAAACGGAAGGAATTAGCTGAGCAGTACCTTGAAAAGGTAGAGCTCCATTCTCGCATGCACCATTTGCCTTCAGAACTCTCAGGAGGTCAAAAACAGCGGGTTGCGATTGCCCGAGCCCTTGTCAATCAGCCAGCCATCGTCTTAGCAGATGAGCCGACGGGTGCCCTAGATACCAAGACGGGGGAGCAAATAATGGACTTGTTAACTAAGCTAAACCAAGAAGGAAAAACCATTATCATGGTTACACACGAGCCAGAAATTGCAGCCTTTGCGCATCGTCGCATCGTCATTCGTGATGGAGTGATCTCCTCAGATAGCAAGCTGGAAAGGGGGACCTAA
- a CDS encoding efflux RND transporter periplasmic adaptor subunit: MKKLKKWQLFTAAGAAIVVIGTGSVMMFSHPSTPDQAITKETPMVQTVKDGSIASSVLLTGKVTANQEQYVFFDGTKGDLQSILVNVGDQVTAGQPIVQYSSTEAQTAYDAAVRAVNKADRQLNDLLTNGVTIDTTGDEEADDKSASQTQRTVDSQASDLRDAKSDAVDNMNKAKALLDATTVRSNTDGTVVEVNKDVSKSTTGTNQTLVHIVSNGNLQVKGELSEYNLANISEGQEVVLTSKVYPDKTWTGKISYVANYPTDAGQAGANATGGTQGSGGAKYPFTVDITSEIGELKQGFSVNIEVKSSTQHPLVPVTSVMADGDTSYVWTVENGKAKKVKVTLGNADAENQEILSGLKKDAQVIVNPNEKLEDGKEIGKYDKID, translated from the coding sequence ATGAAGAAATTGAAAAAATGGCAACTATTTACAGCTGCAGGTGCAGCAATTGTGGTGATTGGAACAGGAAGTGTGATGATGTTTTCGCACCCAAGTACTCCTGATCAAGCAATCACGAAAGAAACTCCAATGGTGCAAACGGTCAAGGATGGATCGATCGCTTCTTCAGTCTTGTTAACTGGGAAAGTCACTGCCAACCAGGAACAGTATGTCTTTTTTGATGGAACCAAAGGGGATTTGCAGTCGATTTTGGTCAATGTAGGAGATCAAGTAACAGCCGGTCAGCCGATTGTTCAGTATAGCAGTACAGAGGCTCAAACCGCTTATGATGCAGCCGTTCGTGCTGTCAATAAGGCAGATCGTCAGTTAAATGATTTACTGACAAATGGTGTGACCATTGATACGACAGGAGATGAAGAGGCAGATGACAAATCAGCTTCTCAGACCCAGCGAACAGTCGATTCTCAAGCTAGCGATTTACGAGATGCCAAGTCGGATGCGGTCGATAATATGAACAAGGCTAAGGCTCTTCTGGATGCGACAACAGTTAGGAGTAATACAGATGGTACCGTGGTCGAAGTCAATAAAGATGTTTCAAAATCGACTACAGGGACCAACCAAACTCTGGTTCACATTGTGAGCAACGGGAATTTACAAGTCAAAGGGGAGTTGTCTGAATACAATTTGGCTAATATCTCTGAAGGTCAGGAAGTGGTCCTCACTTCCAAGGTTTATCCGGATAAAACCTGGACAGGAAAGATTTCTTATGTAGCTAACTATCCGACTGACGCGGGTCAAGCAGGTGCCAATGCAACAGGTGGAACACAAGGAAGCGGTGGAGCCAAGTACCCATTTACAGTGGATATTACCAGTGAGATTGGAGAACTCAAACAAGGCTTTTCTGTCAATATTGAAGTCAAAAGTTCTACTCAACATCCCCTTGTTCCCGTGACAAGTGTCATGGCTGATGGGGATACGAGCTATGTATGGACGGTCGAAAATGGCAAGGCTAAGAAAGTAAAAGTGACGCTTGGTAACGCCGATGCTGAAAACCAGGAAATCTTGTCAGGCTTGAAGAAAGATGCTCAAGTTATTGTGAATCCTAATGAGAAACTGGAAGATGGAAAAGAGATCGGAAAATATGACAAAATTGATTGA
- the gorA gene encoding glutathione-disulfide reductase, which produces MKEFDIISIGGGSGGIATMNRAGEYGARAAVIEEKQLGGTCVNRGCVPKKIMWYGAQIAEAIRDYGPDYGFTSEQTRFDFATLRKNREAYIDRSRNSYDGSFKRNGVERIEGRARFVDAHTVEVNGETIKAKHIVIATGAHPFIPSVPGAEFGETSDDVFAWEELPTSVAIIGAGYIAVELAGVLHALGVQTDLFVRGDRPLRKFDSYIVDGLMEEMEKQNLPLHKHKVPMKLEKLEDGRVKIYFEDMTSHVADHVIWATGRKPNVQDLNLEAAGVTLNEKGFIGVDEYQNTVIPGIYALGDVTGEKELTPVAIKAGRTLSERLFNGKVNAKMDYTNIPTVVFSHPAIGTVGLTEEEAQQTYGKENIKVYTSQFASMYTAVTQHRQQAKFKLITAGPEERVVGLHGLGYGVDEMIQGFAVAIKMGATKADFDATVAIHPTGSEEFVTMR; this is translated from the coding sequence ATGAAAGAATTTGATATTATTTCAATCGGTGGAGGTAGTGGAGGAATCGCTACGATGAACCGGGCTGGGGAGTACGGAGCGCGGGCTGCCGTCATTGAAGAAAAACAACTGGGTGGAACCTGTGTCAACAGAGGATGTGTGCCTAAAAAGATTATGTGGTATGGTGCACAAATTGCAGAAGCTATTCGTGATTATGGACCAGACTATGGATTTACCTCTGAACAAACAAGATTTGATTTTGCAACTTTAAGAAAAAATCGCGAAGCCTATATTGACCGTTCTCGCAATTCCTATGATGGCAGTTTCAAACGCAATGGGGTTGAACGAATTGAAGGACGTGCTCGTTTTGTGGATGCTCATACGGTTGAGGTAAATGGGGAAACCATTAAGGCCAAGCATATCGTGATTGCGACCGGTGCCCATCCTTTTATCCCTTCTGTTCCTGGAGCTGAATTTGGCGAAACGTCTGATGATGTCTTTGCTTGGGAAGAACTTCCTACATCTGTTGCCATTATTGGAGCTGGCTACATCGCAGTGGAACTAGCCGGTGTGCTCCATGCCCTTGGTGTTCAGACCGATCTCTTCGTTCGCGGTGATCGTCCCTTAAGAAAGTTTGATTCCTACATTGTCGATGGCTTAATGGAAGAAATGGAAAAACAAAACCTTCCGCTTCACAAACATAAGGTTCCCATGAAGCTTGAAAAATTAGAAGACGGTCGGGTTAAGATTTATTTTGAGGATATGACCAGCCACGTGGCAGATCATGTTATCTGGGCAACAGGACGAAAACCAAACGTCCAGGATCTCAATCTAGAAGCTGCAGGCGTCACCTTAAATGAAAAAGGATTCATTGGAGTAGATGAATACCAGAATACAGTTATTCCAGGAATCTATGCTCTTGGGGATGTTACAGGAGAAAAAGAATTAACTCCTGTCGCTATTAAAGCTGGACGCACTCTTTCTGAACGACTATTCAATGGAAAAGTCAATGCCAAAATGGATTATACAAACATCCCAACCGTTGTCTTTTCTCACCCTGCTATTGGAACCGTTGGCCTAACGGAGGAAGAAGCCCAGCAAACTTATGGTAAAGAGAATATCAAAGTCTATACTTCTCAATTTGCTTCCATGTACACCGCTGTTACCCAACACCGCCAGCAAGCAAAATTCAAACTCATCACTGCCGGTCCCGAAGAAAGGGTCGTTGGCCTTCATGGTCTTGGCTACGGAGTCGATGAAATGATCCAAGGATTTGCAGTTGCTATCAAGATGGGAGCGACAAAAGCCGATTTCGACGCAACCGTCGCCATTCACCCAACCGGATCCGAAGAATTCGTGACAATGAGATAA
- a CDS encoding LPXTG cell wall anchor domain-containing protein, whose protein sequence is MKKMNLSRLVKVFFIVFLPLLFIVLSQSDMVKAGDVSNNISSLTVSSEEITDGGQTTVKFTFDEHAQKIQPGDTLKVNWTSSGTVFGIGFKKTIPLSIDGTYVGDMVITDGSATVTFNEAIKNLQNIRGWGEFEIEGHNDTATDKEHVGKFTIISGARKVELNVKKIATGVNSAPFYLKAGDMHANDPEHILWTLTINAMNLDVDGDVRVEDDIQGGHSLVKDSFSITTTGNKPGYYGGSTAIDDFLAAFPGSTFTVDAAGKITVTIPQSEINKTGVLIFYQTKVENENQKNFLNNTKVWYHVKGEQAVVAKEVNASVANINANGGVDGDMTSTTTTTTTTTTQEPTTTTTTTQEPTTTTTTTQEPTTTTTTTQEPTTTTTTTQEPTTTTTTTQEPTTTTTTTQEPTTTTTTTQEPTTTTTTTQEPTTTTTTTQEPTTTTTTTQEPTTTTTTTQEPTTTTTQEPTTTTTTTQESTTTTTTTQESTTTTTTPETPATTVSTEEPKTTVTTTPETPTTTVSTEEPKTTVTTTPETPPTTTPEEPENHNSSEEDTTTTTTTTAEPKTSSSTTENPNKPSHSGTTTTPSAPGSNGGNNGGGRKSLLPNTGEVVASGLVFSGILVLAGAVGIKRKLTRQ, encoded by the coding sequence ATGAAAAAAATGAATCTAAGTAGACTTGTCAAAGTCTTCTTTATTGTATTTTTACCATTATTATTCATCGTATTATCGCAATCTGATATGGTAAAAGCTGGCGATGTCAGCAACAATATTAGCTCACTTACTGTTTCATCAGAAGAAATCACAGATGGTGGACAAACAACTGTTAAGTTTACATTTGATGAGCATGCACAAAAGATTCAACCGGGGGATACATTAAAAGTTAATTGGACTAGTTCTGGAACAGTCTTTGGGATAGGATTTAAAAAGACTATTCCATTAAGTATTGACGGAACTTACGTTGGAGACATGGTCATTACAGATGGATCTGCGACAGTTACTTTCAATGAAGCTATCAAAAACCTTCAAAACATTCGCGGTTGGGGTGAGTTTGAGATTGAGGGTCATAACGATACAGCAACCGATAAGGAGCATGTTGGAAAATTCACTATTATTAGTGGAGCTAGAAAAGTAGAATTAAACGTTAAGAAAATAGCTACTGGTGTTAACAGCGCTCCATTCTATCTCAAAGCGGGAGATATGCACGCGAATGATCCTGAACATATTCTTTGGACACTAACCATTAATGCAATGAACTTAGATGTAGATGGTGATGTTCGTGTTGAAGATGACATCCAAGGTGGTCATTCACTTGTAAAAGATAGTTTTAGTATTACTACTACAGGTAACAAACCAGGATATTACGGTGGCTCAACTGCTATCGACGATTTCTTAGCAGCCTTTCCTGGATCAACATTCACAGTTGATGCTGCAGGAAAAATTACAGTTACGATTCCTCAAAGTGAAATTAATAAGACTGGTGTCCTGATCTTTTACCAGACTAAAGTAGAGAATGAAAATCAAAAGAATTTCTTAAACAATACTAAGGTATGGTATCACGTTAAAGGTGAGCAAGCAGTTGTTGCAAAGGAAGTCAATGCATCTGTTGCAAATATTAATGCAAACGGTGGAGTGGATGGCGATATGACATCAACCACTACAACTACTACAACTACTACGACTCAAGAGCCAACTACTACAACCACTACGACTCAAGAGCCAACTACTACAACCACTACGACTCAAGAGCCTACAACCACAACCACTACGACTCAAGAGCCTACTACCACAACTACTACGACTCAAGAGCCTACTACCACAACTACTACGACTCAAGAGCCTACAACTACAACTACTACGACTCAAGAGCCTACAACTACAACTACTACGACTCAAGAGCCTACAACTACAACTACTACGACTCAAGAGCCTACAACTACAACTACTACGACTCAAGAGCCTACTACCACAACTACTACGACTCAAGAGCCTACAACTACAACTACTACGACTCAAGAGCCTACAACTACTACGACTCAAGAGCCTACTACCACAACTACTACGACTCAAGAGTCGACTACCACAACTACTACGACTCAAGAGTCGACTACCACAACTACTACGCCTGAGACTCCTGCTACAACTGTTTCAACAGAAGAGCCTAAGACTACTGTAACTACTACGCCTGAGACTCCTACTACAACTGTTTCAACAGAGGAGCCTAAGACTACTGTAACTACTACGCCTGAGACTCCTCCAACTACAACACCAGAAGAACCAGAAAACCACAATAGTAGTGAGGAAGACACAACAACAACAACTACTACTACTGCAGAGCCTAAGACTTCTTCATCCACAACAGAAAATCCAAATAAACCTAGTCATTCTGGTACCACAACGACACCAAGTGCGCCAGGTTCAAATGGTGGAAACAATGGGGGAGGTCGCAAATCGCTTCTTCCAAACACAGGTGAAGTTGTTGCATCTGGACTCGTCTTCTCTGGAATTCTTGTCTTAGCAGGTGCTGTTGGAATCAAACGGAAATTGACTCGTCAATAA
- a CDS encoding cyclase family protein: MSDLLSIYKELQAKKWVDLSHQINAESPHFPALPALQQEDLFTLKDGFHVQKFTVVGQYGTHIDAPIHFVEGGRWLDEIDLKDLLLPLYVIDKSKEVAANPNFILSKQDILDFEAEHGQIAEGAFVAFRSDWSKRWPDQDAMRNLDENGVQQSPGWSREALEFLIHERHVKAVGHETFDTDAGIPAAEHGLVNEYYLLEQNIYQVEVLNQLDQVPAVGALISIAFPHWDKATGSPVRAIAILP; the protein is encoded by the coding sequence ATGTCAGATTTACTAAGTATTTATAAAGAATTGCAAGCTAAAAAATGGGTGGACTTGAGTCACCAAATCAATGCGGAAAGTCCACACTTCCCAGCCCTTCCTGCCTTGCAACAAGAAGACCTTTTTACATTAAAAGATGGTTTCCATGTTCAAAAATTTACAGTGGTTGGTCAATACGGAACGCATATTGATGCACCGATTCACTTTGTAGAAGGGGGCCGTTGGTTGGATGAGATTGACCTCAAAGATCTCCTCTTGCCACTCTATGTTATCGACAAGTCTAAAGAAGTTGCAGCCAATCCAAACTTTATCTTGAGCAAACAAGATATCTTAGACTTTGAGGCAGAGCATGGACAAATTGCCGAGGGTGCTTTTGTTGCCTTCCGTAGTGATTGGTCAAAACGTTGGCCAGATCAAGATGCTATGCGTAACCTAGATGAAAATGGGGTTCAACAAAGTCCAGGATGGAGCCGTGAAGCCTTGGAATTCTTGATTCATGAACGCCATGTCAAGGCTGTTGGTCATGAAACCTTTGATACCGATGCAGGTATTCCAGCAGCAGAGCATGGCTTGGTCAATGAATACTACCTCTTGGAACAAAATATCTACCAAGTTGAAGTTTTGAACCAATTGGACCAAGTTCCAGCTGTAGGTGCTTTGATTTCGATTGCTTTCCCTCACTGGGACAAGGCAACTGGTTCACCTGTCCGTGCCATTGCCATCTTACCATAA